Part of the Sphingobacterium sp. LZ7M1 genome, TGAAATAATCACGGTCCAAAACAACCAAGTCTCCTAATTGACCTACTTTGATCTCGCCCTTTTTGCCTTGTTCGTTTGAGAACCAAGAGCCACCTTTGGTATATAATTCAAGAGCGGTTTGACGGTCTAAAATGGTTTGATCGGAATAGATTTTCTGTCCTCCTACTGTTTTTCCGGCAGCTAACCAGTATAGGCCAACCCATGGGTTATAACTTGCAACACGAGTGGCATCAGTACCTCCGGCTACAGGAATACCCATCTCCAACATCTTTTTTACTGGTGGGGTATGTTCAGCAGCATCTTTGCCATATCGTTCGGTAAAATATTCACCTTGGTAGGCCATTCTATGCTGAATTGCAATACCACCGCCCAATGCCTTGACACGTTCAATGTTTTGTTCGGTAATGGTCTCAGCATGGTCAAAAATCCAATGCAATCCATCAAAAGGAACTTCCTTGTTTACTTTTTCAAAGACATTTAAGAATCTATTGATACTCTCGTTATAGGTCGCATGTAACCTGAATGGCCATCTGTTGGTAACCAAAAGCTTCACCACTTTTTCCAGCTCTTCTTCCATGGTTTCTGGAAGGTCAGGCCTTGGTTGCAAAAAGTCTTCGAAGTCAGCAGCAGAATAAACCAACATTTCGCCGGCACCATTATGCCTGTATTTATCATCCCCTTGGAAAAGCTTTACACTGTCTATCCAGCCTTGAAAATCTTGATATTCCTCTTTAGGTTTCTGTGTAAATAGGTTGTATGCTATCCTTACGGTCAGTTCATCTTCATCCCTTAAGGTTTCGATGACTTTATAATCATCCGGATAATTTTGTGAACCACCGCCAGCATCGATTACACTGGTAATCCCAAAGCGATTCAACTCACGCATAAAATGTCTTGTGGAATTCAAGGACTCCTCAAAACCTAATTTTGGACCTTTGCCCAATGTCGCGTACAAGATGGTCGCATTTGGAGTCGCTAGGATCAAACCTGTTGGATTGCCATTGGCATCCTTTTGGATTTCTCCTCCCGGAGGGTTAGGCGTGTTTTTATCATAACCGACAGCACGAAGGGCAGCGGCATTCAAAAATGCTCGGTCATATAAATGAAGGATAAAAACAGGGGTATCAGGAGCGATGGCATTGAGCTCCTCCAAAGTAGGCATCCTTTTCTCTGCAAACTGCTGTTCTGTCCAACCGCCTACAACTCTGACCCATTGCGGACTCGGTGTGATATCCACCTGTTCCTTAAGCATTCTCAAGGCATCAGCCAAAGAAGGTACTCCATCCCAACGCAGCTCAAGATTGTAGTTCAGACCACCGCGGATTAAGTGGGTATGTGAATCGTTGATGCCCGGGATAACCGTTCTTTGCTGCAGGTCCACAAGTTTGGTCTTGTTGTCCGAAAACTCCATCACTTCCTTGTCGGTACCAACCGCAATAAATTTATCATCTTTTATAGCCACTGCATTGGCTATCTGGTTTTCTTTGTCTAAAGTATTAATCTTTCCGTTATATAATATTATGTCTGCTTTCATGATTATTTATTTTTAAAAATTATACTTCTAAAATGAATATTGAATTCCCAATGCAGCTGAGAACAGGTCTACAGCATCCGATTCCTGTAAGAATTGATCGGTTTTGAAATAGGCAAAGTCACCCATGAGAACAAGCTTTTCTTTGAGGTGATACTGAGGGCTGACCTGAAACTGGCTACCAATGTTTCTTGATTCCTGATTTAGGCTTTTTATCAAGGGATTTCCGCCTACATCATATACGGCATCTTCACTCGAGTTCCTCCAGAAATAGATGTATTCTAAGGAAACTGTAAGGTCCTTGATAGGATTGATTTTGCTGTAAAGATGGATGTTGGTTAAGTTTTTAGGACCGATGATCGGACTTAATCCAAAATAGGCTCCTTTTGGATAGATAGGATCGAAGGTATTCAGCGTTTGATCTGTTGAATCCTTGTCTCCGCTGATGTATTGCGCTTTTAAGCCTAAAATTGGTTTCCAATCTAATTCCGCAAACTTATACGTGATATGAGCTGAGGCCGTAGAGGAGTTGATCTGTTCCCCTGAATTAGCCTTTCCCCATTGTAGGAGTGCTTCTAGATCATAAGTGAAGTTTGAGGTGCCTTCCCAAATTCGAAGCCCTAAAGAGTGCTTCTTGGTTTCATAACTATGTAGGTTGATAACTTCCTTTTTTCTATGGATACCTAAATAGTAAAGGTCAAAATTCTGGATCACAGGAACATGATGCTTAACAGCATATATTCCCCATAGCACATTGTTCTGATTTAAGAATCTATCATTAAAGAAACCGGTCTTGGCTTGAACGTATGTGGAAAGAAAAGCATCAATCGACAGGTCATTTTGTTCATATTTAACCTTGATGGCATCAAATGATTGCCTGTTGTTAGGTCCTTCCCGAACAGAAATAATCCTTTGTGAACCATATTGAAGTTCCTGTCTTCCTATCGTCGCTGAAATCTTATTCGAGTTATTGATTTTATGGGAATATTTATAATACGCTTGATGTAGATCCAAAACATTTTCATCGACGGGGGACACCGGTTTAGGTATTCCATTTGCCAATCCACTTTGGAACTCAACCTTGAATTGATGGGATGCACCTACATTTAAGGATGCATTCCATAAAAATCGAGTCAATAAGTAATCGGAATCATTTCCCTTTTTCCAATTTTGATTGTTGAAATGAAAATATTGCACGCGGATATCTCCTCCCTGTTTGAAATTGATTTTGTTTGATCGTTCTATGGAATCTTGCTGTTGGGAAAAACCAAAAACTGGAATTAATGATATGATTGAAATAAAAATATATCTGCTAATAGTCATTCGCCAGTTTTTGGTTTTGTTCATCTTCTACCTTAAAATAATAGGGTTAGAGGATTAATTGTTTTTATTAAGCATGTGTTTCGCATAGTGCACACCTAAACCGTATGATCCTGCTCTTTGCTTGATTAAGTTGTTTACAGGTTCGTAAGTTTCTTGACGTGCCCAATCTCTCTGTAGTTCCAATACATATTGAACAGCAGTGATCGGAATTACACCAGCTTGTTGCATGCGGATTAAGGACATGCTATGGGCCTCAGGTTTAATGTCACCACAGGCATCAGTAACGACATATACTTCATAACCTTCTTCAATTGCCGAAAGTGCTGGCATCGCAATACATACACTGGTCCACAGACCAGCCAATACCAATCTTTTCTTTCCTGTGGCTACGATGGCGTCATGGGCATTTTGGTCTTCCCAAGTGTTCATTGTGGTACGGTCGATATAAGGATGGGTTGCTTGCGGATATACATCTTCGATCTCAGGGAATACGGGTCCCGAGAACGTTTCTTCGGCTACTGTAGTTACGATGGTAGGGACATTGAAGATTTTAGATCCTCCGGCTAGCAAGGCTACATGGGCGCGCAACTGCATCATGGGGATGGATGAGGTTGCAAAAGCCATTTGTCCTTCATGGTCGATCAACACTAAAGCATGGTTGTCTGGTGTCAGAAGTGATTTTGCTGGGGTTGGATTTTTGGATGTCATGGTCTTTGTGATTAAATAGTGAAAAAAATATTTAGTTAATTAGTTTCGCAGGTATTAAAATAATGTTCAAAACCTAAAACATATTTCAAAGTTATTTCCTGAATGATAACTATCCATTGATTTATGTTAATAAATTTAAAAAGAACAATTAAATGTTTAACCATCTAATTTCCAGTTTGTTTTCACAATTAATGTTAAATTATTAACAGCAGAGTAGGGATGTGTCCTTTGCTTTAGGCAAGGTTTTAAAAGAAAATTCTAACAGAAATCTTAAAAAGATGAAAAAAAATTTAAAGTTATTAACCGAAAATTATGCGTGTTGGATAAAATATTATCAATAGTAAAGCGGGTAAACTTAGGGTAGGAATTTCATGGCCGATCCAAAACAGCAATTTTTGCCTTCTTTCCAGCTAAATTCCATAATTTGCTTCTTGTTATTGCAGCTGTTTTTTTGCCGGATGTAAAATGAATTCTAATTCCATGTATAAAATTGAAACGCTTACCCAATCCGATCGAGGACATACCCTTCACCATAATTCCGTTTTCAACTTCAATAATGAATGGATCGTTTTCGACGCAAGGAACGACGATACTAAAATTGGAGAATGTACCGAAATTGGAATGGTCAATGTTAACTCCAAGGAAGAAAGAATCATATACCAGACCAAGAACCCAAGCCAATATGGTCCAGGAGTAGGAGCAGCATCTTTTCACCCGCATGAAAACCTTGTGATCTTTATCCATGGCTTACCTGATGCCAATGCTGAAAAACCTTACGCAATGACCCGCCGTTTTGGAATGATGGTCGAACTTGGTCATGAGATCAATGCCTATCCAGCAGACTCAAGGGATATCCAAAAGCCGTTTTCAAAAGGAAGCTTAAGGGGTGGAACGCATTCGCATTGCTGGAGTCCCAACGGTGACATGGTTAGTTTCACCTATAATGACGAGTTTATTGAACCTGATTTAAGGACCGTTGGAGTAATGTTTCAAAAGGGTCCTGTAGAAAAAGTTGAACCTATTCCTGGAAATATACAAGGAACCTATTTTTCCAGCCTTTTAGCTCAGGTGGTACCAAAGGCCATCCCAGGCTCGGATCAAATCGTAAAAGCATTTGATGAATGTTGGTTAAATGATAATGTCTTGGCTTTTCAAGGTAATACGTTAAATAAGGAAGGTAAGCAGATAACCGAAATCTATACCGTTGAAATTAATAGGGATTTATTGCTCAAGGATTCTGTTAATGATGAAAACATTTTGGATTATCCAAAAGTACCTCAGGATATAGAAGCTGTTAGGATCACGAGATCGGAGAAAGGCTTGTCAAATTTAAGGCATTGGCTAAGAGCAAGTCCAGATGGAGGAGCCATTTTTGCATTGGCCAAAGATAATCAGGATAAAAACCAAATCATACAATGTGAAATTCCTTCTGGGAAAATGATCTATCTTAGCGATTTTGATTTTTCAGTTGCATCAGCTATCAATCTTGACCCAAAAGGAGAGCGGATTACTTTTATTGCCAAAAATAATGTTTACCTCTTCCATTTGAAACAGTCCAAATTGGTTAAACTCACCGATTTCACTGAAGAGGACCTTCCTGTTCAAGGAATCCCTAACTTCTCTAGGAATGGTCGCATCATCGCATTTAATCAATTTGTGGAGAACAACGGGAAACTGAATCAACAGATCAAATTGATTTACCTAAAATAGAGCGTACGTTTAAACATGAATATCCGTCAATAACCAAAGGTTTTTGTAATTTAGGATGTTCATCACCCTAAGGAATAAAATACATGGTCGATCAAGGCAATAAAGACGAAAGAGAATTGCTTTTGCAATTGCAAGCTGGAAATCGTACTGCTTTTGAAAAACTATACCATAGGTACGCTGAAAAACTTACGATAAAACTCCTGCAACTCGTGAAATCGGAAGATCTTGCCCAAGATCTATTACAGGATATCTTTCTTAAAATTTGGCAGATCAGAACAGAATTAAAGGAAGAAAAATCTTTTGGAGCCTTGCTCTATACCATGGCGACCAATCAATCGCGAAACGCATTTAGGAGTTCAATTCGAGAACAGAATCGTATTTCTCAACTAAATACGGGAGAATTCTACTCGCACGTGGAGGAGAACTTACAGTTTGAAGAAACGAATAAACTATTTGAAGAAGCGCTATCTGCTTTGACACCTAGACAAAGAGAAGTATATGTACTCCATAAACTGGAAGGTAAAAGCTATAAAGAAATAAGTGAAGAACTTCAGATCAGCCATTCCGCCATCAATCAACATTTGCAGATCGCTAATAAGCAGATCCGATTATTCCTTCAAAGTAGGTTTCCTCAGCTACTTTTGTTCTTGGTTCCCTTTGTCTCAAGCAATTATTTTCGCTAAAAGTCTAAAATTATATATCTGATAATCAGGTTTATATAAATTATTTCAGTTTTTTTATAAAACTAACCTGTTACTTTTTAGGTATTCGGTGTATTCTAAGTATAGTCCACTAACTATTAATAAAGCCAATTTTAAAATCCGATATGGAAAAGAATGAACAATATCGCGTTTTGTTCCATAAGTATATTAACGATACTTTGGATAAGGATGAACTAGACCTGTTGACTTCCATGATTGACTCAGAAGAATATGAAGAGGAAATGGATGCTTGTTTTCGGGAATATTTCCAGTTATCCGACAATAATAAGGATCAGGAAAACCTGAAGATCAAATCTGTTCCAATTGTAGAAGAAACCTGGAAGCAATTGAACCTAAAAATCAATGAAGAACATCGTGTCATAGAATTTCCTAAGCACCGAATTTCACCAGTTTTGAAATATGCTGCTGCCGTACTATTACTGATGAGCATTTCAACGGTTTGGTACTATATATACAATAAAGCTAAAGTAACATCGCAGGAACAGGTTGCCTCAGCAGATATCTTCCCAGGAACCAATCGCGCAACTTTAACCCTTTCCAATGGAAATGCCATTGCATTAAGTGAGGGGCAGGAAGGACTTGTAGTCGGAGCAGATCAAATGACCTATGCAGATGGGACAACCATTATGAAAACTCCGGAAGTGCAGTTGGCAACCATTAGCACCCCGCGGTCAGGTCAATATCAAGTGACCTTGCCTGATGGCTCTAAAGCTTGGTTAAATGCTGCTTCATCCATTAATTACCCTACTCAATTTATTGGAGAAAACAGACAGGTAAAAATTACGGGTGAAGTATATTTTGAAATTACGAAAAACCCAAAGAAACCATTTATCGTTCAATCTAATAATCAATTCGTAAAAGTTTTGGGAACCTCCTTTAATATCAATGCTTATGGTGATAAAGGGCAGGTGATTACTACTTTGGTTGAAGGTAGTGTGCAGGTGAGCTCGGATCAGAACAATGCGGTTGTTAAGATTAAACCAGGTCAACAAGCTATTCTTTCAAGTAATGGAGAATTGCAAACCAGAGTAGTTGATACAGATGAGTATGCTTCCTGGAAGGATGGTCTCTACATGATCAATAACCTAAGTCTGGAAGATTTTGGAAAGAAAATCGAGCGATGGTATGATGTTGAAGTAGATATGGGACCTTTTAAAGAACAAAAACTCTCGGCTACCATCAGAAGGGACGTGAAGTTAAATGAAGTTTTAGAAGCAATAGAATTAAATACCAAGATTAAATTTAAAGTAAAAGACAGGAAAGTAACTGCATATAAATAGGGGCCGATCTATTGTTTGCCTTTACAAAAAGCTGCCGAGGTGCTGAAGACACCTCTGGCAGTAATGCCTGAAAAAATAAAAGTATAGCTAACTATTTTTTAAACAGACAGTACAAACTTAATCATTAGACTGGATTTTACAATTTAAGTCCGTCTTGATTTATGGAATGTATTGTTCATTATGATGTACCGATGAGCAATAAAAAACATGTTTTTTTATTAAAAATGAAACTGACCATTTTTCTATTTTTATTTTCCATGCTAGGGGTCATGGCGAAATCTAATGCACAGAAAGTCAATTTGGACCTCAAAAATGCCACCTTCAAGAAAGCATTTTTAGAACTTACCAAACAGACTGGCTATATCTTTGTGTTTGAGGATGGCGTAATAAATCCGGATTGGAAAATTAACCTAAAAGTTTCGAACAAGGATTTTTCAGAGGTAATGCCTGAGTTACTTGAGAATAAGCCTCTGCAATTTAAGAGAAGTGGAAAATCCATTTCAATTTCATTAAAGCCAGTAAGCCAAGTCAATCCTTCAAGAGCTCCACAGGTCAGTGAAAGCCAAGAGCAAGGGACCATTACTGGTCAGGTTTTAAATGAAAAAGGAGAAAAGCTGATTGGGGCAACCATCATTAATCTTCGTACACAGAAAAACTATTCTACGGATGCGCAGGGTAGTTTTACCATCGATGATGCGCAAGCGACAGATATTTTGGAAATATCGTATTTGGGATATGAAAAAAGGCAGCTTCAATTGGATGGGAAATCATTCTATTCTGTGCTACTGACTCCCAAGCCTGAAAGCATCGGTGAGGTGACGGTTGTCAATACTGGTTTTCAAACTATTTCTAAAGAAAGGTCCACAGGCTCATATGGTACCGTATCCAAGGCTCAATTGGAGAAACCTTCTACCAATATTTCGCAACGGTTGATCGGGACAGTACCTGGAATGCAAGCTAGGTCTGTAGATGATAAAGGAAATCCTAAACTCGAGATCCGTGGCCAATCCAGCTTGATGGCCAATGCATCCCCATTGGTTGTTGTGGATGGTTTTCCTATCCAAGGTGATTTCTCCTCCATCAATCCCAATGATGTTGAATCCGTTACTGTTTTGAAGGATGCCGCAGCAGGCTCAGTTTGGGGAGCTCGTTCTGCAAATGGGGTTATTGTTGTCACGACTAAAAGTGCCAATAAAAATGCTCCATTAAAGGTGGAATTAAATGTATTCACTAAAATCTCACCCAAACTGGATTTAAGCTATGTTCGTCCACTGGCTTCCTCTTCTGAAACGGTAGATTATGAAATGAAAGCCTATGAAAATTGGCGTGCCCTACCTGATCCATTTTCTTTTTATGATGTAGGCTATGATTGGGGAACAGCATCCATATTGATGAATGAAGCTAATTATGGGTTTATAACAACGGCTGAGCGTGATGCACAATTGGCTCAATTGAAAACTTTGGACAATAAGAAGCAGATCACTGATCATTTGCTTGACAATCCAGCGGCTACCCAATACAATTTCTCCATTTCCGGTGGCTCTGAAAGGATGACCAATTATCTATCCCTGATGCATGAAAGTAACCAGTCAAACTTTAAAGAAACCAATGGTAAAAAATATTTGATCAACTTTAGGAATATTACCAGCATTACAAAATGGTGGGATTTAACCTTGGGAGCGAATTATCTGTTCAATAAAGACCATAACAGTGGAGTTACCTTGGAAGATCTGAATAGCTGGTCACCTTATGATATGTTGATCAATCCTGATGGCTCCTATACAAATGTCCATAAATATTATGCACCTATTCTAGATCGAGAAGTTCCTACTGCTTCATTTCCTTATGCTGACTGGACCTATAACCCGATATTAGAAATTGCAAACAGAAACCTCAGTATAGAAAATACACAGGCTAGATTTCAAGGGGCCATGAATTTTAAATTGTTAAAAGGCTTATCTGCAGAATTAAGAGGTCAATATGAATATGGAACAGCCAATACCCGAAATCTGTTCAATGAAAACAGTTTTGAAGTCAGAAAGTCTGTAAACGAATCGACGACTTGGGATCCATCCGTGGAACCCAACCTCTTTATAATGAACCTTCCAAAAGGTGGCATTTTAAAGCAAAAACGAGTACGTACAGATTTATATAATGTAAGAGGGCAATTAAGGTATAACCGCGATTTTGGTCCCGATCATGAGCTTGATGCCTTAGCGGGTATGGAATTCCAAAGCTTAACAGCGGAGTCTGTTGAAAATCCACCTGCCTATGGGTATAATGAAGAAACCATGTCTGTAGGGACTTTTCCAAATGGCCCTGGAGGACCATCTAATCCTATCCTAGATTATTTGGGACAGGAAATTACGTTTCCATACCTTAATGTTTTTGGATACACGACACAGCGCCTATTCTCTGCTTACGGGAATGCTGCATACACTTATAAACAGAAATATATCCTTTCCGGAAGTTACCGTTTTGATGCATCCAATTTAATTACTGATGATCCTAAATATCGTTATGCCCCATTCTTTTCCGTTGGGGGAATGTGGCATCTCTATAAAGAAGGGTTCATGGAAAATGTGGATTGGATAGACCGGTTAACAACCCGATTGACCTATGGAAAGTTAGGCAATTATGATCCATCTACCACATTCAGGCCCTTGATTACACCAAGCCAGTCTCCCGATCTATATATCAATGCACTGATTGCTGGATTTGCAAGTTACGGTAATCCAACCCTTAGATGGGAGCAGACCAGTAATTGGGATTTCGGAATAGACTTTTCATTTTTTGAACACAAACTATTTGGTAAGGTAGACCTCTATAAAAAATCTGGTAAAGACCTTTTGGCCGAATTGTCCATTCCTTCTATCCATGGTACGTTTATCCAGAAACTGAACAATGCGGCAATGGTCAATAAAGGTATTGAAATAGATCTTGGTACTTCGCAGAATTTTGGCGACCAAGTACAGTGGACTGGAAACTTAAATTTCGCTTATAATAAAAATGAGATCACGGATTTATTTGTTGTGAATTACAATGCATTCCAAATGCCTTTGGGCGGTTCTGCTGCTTATGTAAAAGGCTATGATGCCAATACGGCATGGCGATGGCAATATTCTGGTGTCGTCGATAATCAACCGACCCGAATTGGCCCTGATGGTGAACCCTTCCCATTATCTTCTTTTCCTGAAGGCAATCCATTAACCTATTTGAGAAATATGGGTACCATGGTTGCACCATATACCCTTGGCTTTATGAACTCCTTCAAGTATAAGAACTTTGATTTCTCCTTTATTTTCACTGGTAAATTTGGGCATGTATTTCAAACGCTAGGATTCAATTATCCGCCAAACTGGGTTTCTAGAGTGCTTCCGAATTCAAAATTATCGGAAGTGAATACTGCAGATCCAAGCAAGATGGTCCCTTTGCCGTTGAATAAAGATGATTCGGAATATTATATCTGGAGCTATGTGACCAGTTCAATGGATTATCTGATCCAATCAGCATCGCATGTGCGACTTCAAGAAATCTATTTAGGATATCATTTTCCAGAAACCTTGACCAAAAGAATTGGGATCAACAACGTACTGTTGTATGCACAGGGGAACAATCTATTCAGCATCTATTCCAACAAGGCTGGAGAAGACCCAGAATTCCCAATGGGCGGAATGCGTTTGATGCCTAGCTATACCTTCGGGTTGAAGTTTGACTTTTAAAACTTAGAAAATGAAAAAAAGAATATTTACGATATCGATCATATCTTCCCTGTTATTAGCTTCATGTAGTAAAATTGATGATTTCTTAAATGAACCTCCAAGCAAAACCTCGGAATTGGAAATCAAGACCTTTGATCAGTTGAACCAGTTGTTAAATAACTATAGCGAGGTATTTGCCCAAGATTTAAACATGACTGCGGTCTTTAGTTCTGATGATTATTTTCTTAGTACGGCCATTTATGATGCCGATCCTTCGGTTATATCCATCACAGCAGTTAAATACGGTCTTTGGGATAGCAACTTTTTGCCAACAAACACTGGTGATGATTTCTGGACAGCTGAGTATAAAAAGATTTTTTATGCTAATACTGTTTTGACCTATCTGGACCAAGTTTCGGGTGGAACTACTGAACAGAAAAACAACATAAAAGCTGAAGCTCACTTTATTAGGGCTTATAGCTTATGGCAATTGGCAAATACCTATTGTTTACCTTATACCGAGGCCAATGCAAATGAGCTCGGCTTGCCCATAAAATTGACTATCAGTTTTGAGGAAAATAGCGAACGTCAATCTTTGGCAAATACCTATGCGCAGATTGAAAGTGATCTTGCTGAGGCCTTAAAGATCAATACGCCATTGGTCCAAAGTGGGAGAGCAGTACATTGGCGAGCCAATAAGACTGCAGTAAATGCATTTGCAGCAAGGTATTGGTTGAACAGGAATGATTATGCCAAATCTCTACAATATGCTAATGATGCTCTATCGGGTTATAGTATCCTTGTCGATTATAATTCCCAAATGCGTTTTGGAATTCCTAAAACTGTAACACTGGATGCAGGTACAGCAAATCAGAAATCTTTTACGATTCAATATCCCTATACCCATAATAATCAAGTAGAATATACCGATATGATCGGATGGAAGGAGTTCCTATATTTTAGGATGCTTTCCAATCCCAGTTATTGGTATGTACCTAGTCCCGAATTATTGGCTTTATATGACCAAAAAAATGATCTACGCTATAAATACAATATCGTTAAAGGTTACTCTTATGATAGAGGGATGTTAAAGCCATCCTATGATTATCCTGGCTATGTATTTTTTTATAAAGATCGAATTCCCTCAGGACCAACTGTTGCGGAGATGCTCTTAACAAAATCGGAAGCCCAAGCCCATTTAGGAAATGCAGCTGCTGCCATGGAAACATTAAATACTTTACGTTCTAAAAGAATGCTTGCGGGACCTTGGGTCAATTTAACAGCTTCAAATAAGGAAGATGCCATTAAAAAGGTTTCTGATGAAAGAAGACGTGAAATGCCTTTTTCCCAAAGATGGATTGATGTCCGTCGATATAATCATAATGAGATTTCCTCAGATGATATCATTATGAAAAAATCCTTCTATCCGTATAATAACTCAGTTGTCAATAATGATCAGCCTAAACAGGATTATACGTTATCCAAGGACTCAAGACGTTGGGCAGCTCCAATTCCGGTTTCGGATATAGAAGCTAGTAATGGAAAAATTGAACAGAATAAATACTAGAAATCGGATTTATTATGAAAATCAAACTTATTCAAAGCACTTGCCTACTTATTATTTTCATGGCATGTTTGGTAATGCTAAATGCCCAGACAAGAGAAGAGTATTTATATTCTGCCAAGGAAATGGCTGACCTTCGGGCTGCGGTACTTGCTCATCCAGATAGTATGGAGCTGCATGAAGAGTATCTTGCGGGATTTGCTAAGCCTGAACAGGCAGAAATTGAGTACATCAAATTAATAGCTAAATTCCCAAATTCAGCAACCTTTCCGATAGCAATTGCCAATAAATTAGGTGATTTCAATCCCAAAAGAAAGCAATACTTGTTAAAAGCGGCAGAAATCGATCCAAAAAATGTAGAGAACTGGGAAAATCTGGCAAGCGATGCAGCCTTCAAAGGAAACAAAGAAGATGAAATCAGGTATATTCAAGAAGCTGTCCAAGCTAATCCAGAAAGCCTTGATCTAAAAGCCAGATATGTGTTCCTGTTTTCTGATGATGCAGATGAGTTTAAGGTAAAGGCCAATGAATTTATCGATAAATACCCTAATTCTGAACAAGCCATTACCATATTTAATATTGCGGGAATAGTATTAAAAAATGATGCAGATAAGATCCAGTCCGGTGAACGTATGTTGAAATTGTTTCCGGATAATGAAAGTCTGGTTTTTTTGGTAGCAGTGGTGCGACTGGTTGATTCTTATATAAAGACCGAACAGTACGATAAGGCCATTGAACTAGCAACAAATTATAAGGATAAGGGAGAAGCTGATTTAGGATTAGGTGAAAAACTCTCATTAGCGCAAAGCCTCAAAGAA contains:
- a CDS encoding amidohydrolase, giving the protein MKADIILYNGKINTLDKENQIANAVAIKDDKFIAVGTDKEVMEFSDNKTKLVDLQQRTVIPGINDSHTHLIRGGLNYNLELRWDGVPSLADALRMLKEQVDITPSPQWVRVVGGWTEQQFAEKRMPTLEELNAIAPDTPVFILHLYDRAFLNAAALRAVGYDKNTPNPPGGEIQKDANGNPTGLILATPNATILYATLGKGPKLGFEESLNSTRHFMRELNRFGITSVIDAGGGSQNYPDDYKVIETLRDEDELTVRIAYNLFTQKPKEEYQDFQGWIDSVKLFQGDDKYRHNGAGEMLVYSAADFEDFLQPRPDLPETMEEELEKVVKLLVTNRWPFRLHATYNESINRFLNVFEKVNKEVPFDGLHWIFDHAETITEQNIERVKALGGGIAIQHRMAYQGEYFTERYGKDAAEHTPPVKKMLEMGIPVAGGTDATRVASYNPWVGLYWLAAGKTVGGQKIYSDQTILDRQTALELYTKGGSWFSNEQGKKGEIKVGQLGDLVVLDRDYFNVQEEEIKDIEADLTVVGGKIVYAKGDFRNEAPPALPILPDWSPTKNYNGYFPGSNNLELSSYNKNSSDVKSAKAKAMAQAQAQYIHACIGSCNVHGHNHNVARMSNVPVNNYTSFWGTLGCSCFSF
- a CDS encoding DUF3748 domain-containing protein, translated to MYKIETLTQSDRGHTLHHNSVFNFNNEWIVFDARNDDTKIGECTEIGMVNVNSKEERIIYQTKNPSQYGPGVGAASFHPHENLVIFIHGLPDANAEKPYAMTRRFGMMVELGHEINAYPADSRDIQKPFSKGSLRGGTHSHCWSPNGDMVSFTYNDEFIEPDLRTVGVMFQKGPVEKVEPIPGNIQGTYFSSLLAQVVPKAIPGSDQIVKAFDECWLNDNVLAFQGNTLNKEGKQITEIYTVEINRDLLLKDSVNDENILDYPKVPQDIEAVRITRSEKGLSNLRHWLRASPDGGAIFALAKDNQDKNQIIQCEIPSGKMIYLSDFDFSVASAINLDPKGERITFIAKNNVYLFHLKQSKLVKLTDFTEEDLPVQGIPNFSRNGRIIAFNQFVENNGKLNQQIKLIYLK
- a CDS encoding RNA polymerase sigma factor, whose product is MVDQGNKDERELLLQLQAGNRTAFEKLYHRYAEKLTIKLLQLVKSEDLAQDLLQDIFLKIWQIRTELKEEKSFGALLYTMATNQSRNAFRSSIREQNRISQLNTGEFYSHVEENLQFEETNKLFEEALSALTPRQREVYVLHKLEGKSYKEISEELQISHSAINQHLQIANKQIRLFLQSRFPQLLLFLVPFVSSNYFR
- a CDS encoding alginate export family protein translates to MTISRYIFISIISLIPVFGFSQQQDSIERSNKINFKQGGDIRVQYFHFNNQNWKKGNDSDYLLTRFLWNASLNVGASHQFKVEFQSGLANGIPKPVSPVDENVLDLHQAYYKYSHKINNSNKISATIGRQELQYGSQRIISVREGPNNRQSFDAIKVKYEQNDLSIDAFLSTYVQAKTGFFNDRFLNQNNVLWGIYAVKHHVPVIQNFDLYYLGIHRKKEVINLHSYETKKHSLGLRIWEGTSNFTYDLEALLQWGKANSGEQINSSTASAHITYKFAELDWKPILGLKAQYISGDKDSTDQTLNTFDPIYPKGAYFGLSPIIGPKNLTNIHLYSKINPIKDLTVSLEYIYFWRNSSEDAVYDVGGNPLIKSLNQESRNIGSQFQVSPQYHLKEKLVLMGDFAYFKTDQFLQESDAVDLFSAALGIQYSF
- a CDS encoding FecR family protein, with amino-acid sequence MEKNEQYRVLFHKYINDTLDKDELDLLTSMIDSEEYEEEMDACFREYFQLSDNNKDQENLKIKSVPIVEETWKQLNLKINEEHRVIEFPKHRISPVLKYAAAVLLLMSISTVWYYIYNKAKVTSQEQVASADIFPGTNRATLTLSNGNAIALSEGQEGLVVGADQMTYADGTTIMKTPEVQLATISTPRSGQYQVTLPDGSKAWLNAASSINYPTQFIGENRQVKITGEVYFEITKNPKKPFIVQSNNQFVKVLGTSFNINAYGDKGQVITTLVEGSVQVSSDQNNAVVKIKPGQQAILSSNGELQTRVVDTDEYASWKDGLYMINNLSLEDFGKKIERWYDVEVDMGPFKEQKLSATIRRDVKLNEVLEAIELNTKIKFKVKDRKVTAYK
- a CDS encoding hydrolase, with the translated sequence MTSKNPTPAKSLLTPDNHALVLIDHEGQMAFATSSIPMMQLRAHVALLAGGSKIFNVPTIVTTVAEETFSGPVFPEIEDVYPQATHPYIDRTTMNTWEDQNAHDAIVATGKKRLVLAGLWTSVCIAMPALSAIEEGYEVYVVTDACGDIKPEAHSMSLIRMQQAGVIPITAVQYVLELQRDWARQETYEPVNNLIKQRAGSYGLGVHYAKHMLNKNN